One genomic segment of Vibrio penaeicida includes these proteins:
- the glgX gene encoding glycogen debranching protein GlgX, translated as MDKKRARPFPLGATPDSTGCNFAVHAPSETDIRLALFDKNNEFVSYTLQSFGHGVKAVYLEGIEPGQNYGFIVPFEDSEILISDPYAKALSKPLHYVPPYTPEKSWVLAKSVVTSSEFDWQGIEPPRRALEDTILFETHVKGLTKLHPEIPRAQRGTYRALASKEMLAFYEKQGINTIQLLPIAACMHEPHLLEKGMANYWGYNPFVFMAPDPRYAEADAVKELKTAIRELHRNGIEVILDVVYNHTAEGGADGPEFNLKKLDPLHYLVHDDHFSNYTGCGNTLDLTHQPTLNLVMDTLRYWVQEYHIDGFRFDLAATLGRNREHFNHKASFFQAVRQDPSLRETKIIAEPWDIGPNGYQVGGFPDGWNECNDKFRDISRSFWRGDQGYLKEFATRLMGSRDIYSASRWPEKLTINYVTYHDGFTLQDLVSYKHKNNLKNGECNRDGHGDNRSSNYGVEGDTNNMLIKAMREKQKRNFMASLLFSFGVPHILTADLLSHTQNGNNNAYCQDNELSWLNWELSERQKHFKDWLASLVAARNKYMLPFVRAFSGDSRNDNRITWLRTDSEVMSHDDWNIVSAIALHMGIGEDGRELLYLINQSSVPARYKLPASKDQHWQIICDTSLNHKLDEEVHGEQLVTPMTLMILHN; from the coding sequence ATGGATAAAAAACGAGCACGCCCATTTCCACTCGGAGCGACACCAGACTCGACAGGTTGCAATTTTGCCGTTCACGCCCCCAGTGAAACGGATATTCGTCTTGCCTTGTTCGATAAAAACAATGAATTTGTCAGCTATACCCTCCAAAGCTTTGGGCATGGTGTTAAAGCCGTTTACCTAGAGGGTATTGAGCCAGGACAAAACTATGGTTTTATCGTGCCATTTGAAGATTCCGAAATATTAATCTCTGATCCTTATGCCAAAGCACTCAGTAAGCCTCTTCACTACGTGCCACCGTATACGCCTGAAAAAAGCTGGGTGTTAGCCAAAAGTGTTGTTACGTCGTCGGAATTTGACTGGCAAGGTATTGAACCGCCAAGACGTGCTCTTGAAGATACGATTTTGTTCGAAACGCATGTCAAAGGCTTAACTAAACTACACCCCGAAATCCCTAGGGCGCAAAGAGGAACTTATCGCGCGTTAGCAAGTAAAGAAATGCTCGCGTTTTACGAAAAACAGGGCATTAATACCATTCAGCTACTTCCTATCGCTGCCTGTATGCACGAGCCACATTTGCTTGAAAAAGGAATGGCAAACTATTGGGGTTATAACCCATTCGTCTTTATGGCTCCAGATCCAAGATACGCAGAGGCAGACGCAGTTAAGGAACTGAAAACAGCCATTAGAGAACTTCATCGCAACGGCATAGAAGTCATTTTGGATGTGGTATACAACCATACTGCCGAAGGTGGTGCTGACGGTCCTGAGTTTAATCTTAAAAAGCTCGATCCTTTACACTACCTCGTTCACGACGACCACTTCTCAAACTATACAGGGTGTGGGAATACCTTAGACCTAACACATCAACCCACCCTCAACTTAGTCATGGACACACTAAGATATTGGGTACAGGAATACCATATTGACGGCTTCCGGTTCGATCTGGCCGCCACACTCGGGAGAAACCGTGAACACTTCAACCATAAAGCGTCCTTTTTTCAAGCCGTAAGACAAGACCCTTCTCTTCGTGAAACCAAGATAATTGCTGAACCTTGGGATATTGGTCCAAATGGGTATCAAGTTGGTGGCTTTCCTGATGGTTGGAATGAATGCAACGACAAGTTCCGTGACATTAGCCGTAGTTTCTGGCGGGGCGACCAAGGCTATCTTAAAGAGTTTGCCACTCGGCTAATGGGCTCCAGAGACATATATTCTGCAAGCCGCTGGCCTGAGAAGCTTACGATCAATTACGTCACCTACCATGACGGCTTCACGCTACAAGATTTGGTGTCTTATAAGCACAAAAATAATCTTAAAAATGGCGAATGTAATCGTGACGGGCATGGAGACAATCGAAGCTCAAACTACGGTGTGGAAGGCGACACAAATAACATGCTCATTAAAGCTATGAGAGAAAAACAAAAGCGGAATTTCATGGCTAGCTTACTGTTTAGTTTTGGTGTCCCTCATATTCTAACGGCTGATCTTCTGTCGCACACTCAAAATGGTAATAACAATGCCTACTGCCAGGATAATGAGCTTAGTTGGCTAAACTGGGAGCTGTCTGAGCGGCAGAAACACTTCAAAGATTGGCTGGCGTCGCTTGTCGCAGCAAGAAATAAATACATGCTCCCATTTGTACGAGCATTTAGTGGGGATTCTCGAAACGACAACCGAATTACTTGGCTCCGAACCGATAGCGAAGTCATGTCTCATGATGATTGGAACATTGTCAGCGCGATCGCACTTCACATGGGAATAGGTGAAGATGGTCGTGAGCTTTTGTACCTAATTAATCAATCAAGCGTCCCTGCAAGGTACAAATTGCCGGCATCTAAGGATCAGCACTGGCAAATCATATGTGATACCTCTTTGAACCATAAGCTTGATGAAGAGGTGCATGGTGAGCAGTTAGTCACGCCTATGACACTCATGATTCTACACAATTAA
- a CDS encoding tetratricopeptide repeat protein, which produces MNVMTIAIGASVICLILVGVGMMTISSKKRAEERDKVAREAAYKKAMEASKAKDHQERVYKAETGHIPTQLFLAKEAEIGNPREALHWYERAANADNEIAMYSVVRLCNRFSDNHIMNLKGKYWGKVIEARGGDKQAQFEVGLCLLKGHGIDQDLQKGIDLIQEVAEEGNIDAQLYMSDWYVAESNPTPNSALAAEWSYKAANNGSIEGMIRLGRHYAEGQGVEQNHTRATYWLERAAETGSGRAQFYAGELWADTDAQGNALAYIWFFLSAHSGFSKAKKRRDEIGNVIGIDAIVGLQGLTKPILARLEEGKIKRHSIIKALNKMYKRDEYFPEIHGDEFVVRTLEQEKTEQPSKSSDFTQAMS; this is translated from the coding sequence ATGAATGTAATGACCATTGCCATTGGCGCTTCCGTTATCTGTCTCATATTAGTCGGGGTCGGTATGATGACAATCAGCAGCAAAAAGCGCGCTGAAGAACGAGATAAAGTTGCTCGCGAAGCCGCATATAAAAAGGCAATGGAAGCCTCTAAAGCAAAAGATCACCAAGAGCGTGTTTACAAAGCAGAAACGGGTCACATTCCAACTCAGCTATTCTTGGCGAAAGAAGCAGAAATAGGGAATCCGAGAGAGGCTTTACATTGGTATGAACGGGCTGCAAATGCGGACAATGAAATTGCCATGTACAGCGTTGTTCGTTTGTGTAATCGCTTTAGTGATAATCACATCATGAACCTTAAAGGAAAGTATTGGGGTAAAGTGATAGAGGCAAGAGGTGGCGACAAACAAGCTCAGTTTGAAGTGGGTTTATGTTTGTTAAAAGGTCATGGTATTGATCAAGATTTACAGAAAGGCATTGATTTAATCCAAGAGGTTGCCGAAGAAGGGAATATTGATGCTCAGTTGTACATGAGTGATTGGTACGTTGCGGAATCTAACCCTACCCCTAACTCTGCCTTAGCGGCTGAATGGAGTTACAAAGCAGCAAATAATGGTTCAATCGAAGGAATGATTCGTTTGGGGCGGCATTATGCTGAAGGACAAGGCGTTGAACAAAATCATACTCGTGCTACTTATTGGCTTGAGCGAGCAGCCGAAACGGGCAGTGGGAGAGCGCAATTTTATGCCGGCGAGCTTTGGGCTGATACCGATGCTCAAGGTAATGCTCTTGCTTACATTTGGTTTTTTCTTTCCGCCCACTCAGGCTTTTCGAAAGCCAAGAAACGTCGTGATGAAATTGGTAATGTGATTGGTATCGATGCCATTGTCGGTCTTCAAGGGCTAACTAAACCGATTTTAGCAAGACTAGAAGAAGGGAAAATCAAAAGGCACTCGATCATCAAGGCATTAAATAAAATGTACAAGCGCGATGAATATTTCCCAGAGATTCATGGTGACGAGTTTGTGGTAAGAACGCTAGAGCAAGAAAAGACGGAACAACCCAGCAAATCTTCTGATTTCACCCAAGCAATGAGTTAG
- the sstT gene encoding serine/threonine transporter SstT, with protein MNNSSVLSRLANGNLVLQILLGISFGVALALTSPETAIKASMLGDLFVGALKAVAPILVFILVAASIANQKKNQHTNMKPVIVLYLLGTFFAALTAVVMSFVFPTTLTLVAGAEGATPPQGIAEVLHTLLFKLVDNPVSALMNANYIGILAWAIALGLALHHASDTTKAVFEDLSHGVSQIVRFIIRLAPFGIFGLVASTFATTGFYALFGYAQLLAVLLGSMFIMALIINPVIVYAKTKQNPYPLVLTCLRESGVTAFFTRSSAANIPVNMNLCSKLKLHEDTYSVSIPLGATINMGGAAITITVLTLAAVHTMGIQIDVMTALLLSIVAAVSACGASGVAGGSLLLIPLACGLFGIPNDVAMQVVAVGFIIGVIQDSAETALNSSTDVVFTAAVCKSLDKDS; from the coding sequence ATGAACAACTCTTCCGTGTTATCACGGTTAGCAAACGGAAATCTTGTCTTACAGATACTCTTAGGCATTTCTTTTGGTGTTGCACTCGCCTTAACCTCACCAGAGACCGCAATAAAAGCGAGTATGCTAGGTGATCTTTTTGTTGGTGCACTAAAAGCGGTTGCCCCCATTTTAGTATTCATTCTTGTCGCCGCCTCCATCGCCAACCAAAAGAAAAATCAGCACACAAATATGAAGCCCGTTATTGTGCTCTACCTTTTGGGTACATTCTTTGCGGCTTTAACCGCCGTGGTGATGAGCTTTGTTTTTCCTACGACGCTAACACTAGTCGCAGGGGCAGAAGGAGCCACACCTCCTCAGGGCATAGCGGAAGTCTTGCACACTCTTTTGTTTAAGTTGGTAGACAATCCAGTCAGCGCACTGATGAATGCGAACTACATTGGCATTTTGGCGTGGGCAATTGCTTTGGGGCTAGCATTGCACCATGCGTCAGATACAACTAAGGCTGTTTTTGAAGATTTAAGTCATGGTGTTTCGCAGATCGTTCGCTTTATTATCAGGCTTGCTCCGTTTGGTATTTTCGGACTCGTGGCATCAACGTTTGCAACCACTGGCTTCTACGCTCTTTTCGGCTATGCACAGTTACTGGCAGTATTGTTGGGATCAATGTTCATTATGGCGCTGATCATTAACCCAGTCATTGTTTACGCCAAAACGAAACAAAACCCCTATCCTCTCGTTCTAACCTGCTTGCGAGAAAGTGGTGTAACGGCTTTCTTTACACGTTCAAGTGCAGCTAATATTCCGGTCAATATGAATTTGTGCTCCAAGCTTAAACTGCATGAAGATACGTATTCTGTCTCTATCCCTTTAGGGGCGACCATTAACATGGGTGGCGCAGCCATTACTATCACAGTTCTTACACTGGCTGCAGTACATACCATGGGTATTCAGATTGATGTAATGACAGCCTTGCTGCTATCAATTGTCGCCGCCGTATCAGCGTGTGGGGCATCTGGTGTGGCGGGCGGATCTTTACTACTGATTCCGTTGGCTTGTGGGTTATTTGGGATTCCAAATGACGTCGCGATGCAAGTCGTTGCCGTTGGTTTCATCATCGGTGTGATTCAAGACTCCGCTGAAACGGCTTTGAACAGTTCAACTGATGTGGTGTTCACGGCCGCTGTCTGTAAATCTTTGGATAAAGATTCGTGA